AGGCGAGGTCGAGCATCGTGCCCTGGCCCCCCTCGAAGAGCACACGCTCGCCCCGCCCGAGCGCGGACCGCACGAGCGCGCCCGTGTCGGCCACGAGGGGCGCGAGGCGCTCGCGCACGCCGGCGAGCTCGGCCATGGCGTCCGCCACGTTCGACCAGCCGACGCGGGCGGTGGAGTTCGGCTTGGCCTCGATGAGGCGCGCGAGGCGCTCGCGCAGGAGTTCGTCGTCGAGCAGGTCGCCTGCCCTGACGCCGATACGCCTGGCCTTGTCGGAGTAGGCGGGGCCGATGCCCCGGCCCGTCGTGCCGACGAAGCCTCCCCCCTCGTCGTTCTTCTTGTGGTGCGGGAGCACGAGGTGAGCCTCGGTGGAGACGAGCACGCGGCCCGGGTCGCGGCGCGCGCTCAGGGCATCGAGCTCCTCCATGAACGTCCACGGGTCGATCACCATGCCGCCGCCGAGCACCGAGGTCGGGCGGTCGTGCAGGGTGCCGCACGGCAGGTGGTGGAGCTTGAACACCTCGCCCCCGACCACCACCGTGTGTCCGGCGTTGGCCCCGCCGGAGTAGCGCACCACGAAGTCGGCCTCCGCGGCGAGCGCGTCGACGACCTTACCCTTGCCCTCGTCGCCCCACTGGGCGCCGATCATCGCGATTCCAGGCATCCGCCCTCCACGGCCGGCGCGCCCGCCCGCGTCTCGCATGGGCGCCTCGAGCCTCGGGCAGCCTACCAGGCCCCAGCCTGGGGAGAAGAGGCCGCG
The nucleotide sequence above comes from Trueperaceae bacterium. Encoded proteins:
- a CDS encoding adenylosuccinate synthase, which gives rise to MPGIAMIGAQWGDEGKGKVVDALAAEADFVVRYSGGANAGHTVVVGGEVFKLHHLPCGTLHDRPTSVLGGGMVIDPWTFMEELDALSARRDPGRVLVSTEAHLVLPHHKKNDEGGGFVGTTGRGIGPAYSDKARRIGVRAGDLLDDELLRERLARLIEAKPNSTARVGWSNVADAMAELAGVRERLAPLVADTGALVRSALGRGERVLFEGGQGTMLDLAYGTYPYVTSSHPSVGGILVGAGVSHKALGAVYGVVKAFTSRVGHGPFPTEITEDAMALRLRGSGSNQWDEYGTTTGRPRRVGWLDLPQLEYACAINGFDGLVVTKLDVLSGLDEVRVAVEHGPDGPVYAELPGWGELRGLGSREALPREVLDYLALIEERTGVPVSIFSTSPDREDTYGAVAW